A genomic window from Paucibacter sp. KCTC 42545 includes:
- the rrtA gene encoding rhombosortase has translation MKSSHGAWGWLGLSAILALGSLLVWTQATERWDWQPALLWQEPWRACTAVFVHWSRQHLLANLGACAVVAWFGWAARVPPRALLAYALAWPLTQWGLLMQPGLLHYGGLSGYLHAGVAVVLVELVCGPGASTRLRRVGLAVTLGLIIKLISEDPWGPPLRQLADWDIAVAPFAHLSGAVAGGLCAALLLLFTQANQRRRAR, from the coding sequence TTGAAAAGCAGTCATGGCGCTTGGGGCTGGCTGGGCTTGAGCGCCATCCTGGCGCTGGGCTCGCTGCTGGTCTGGACCCAAGCCACTGAGCGTTGGGACTGGCAGCCAGCCCTGCTTTGGCAAGAACCCTGGCGCGCCTGCACCGCCGTGTTCGTGCACTGGAGCCGCCAGCATCTGCTGGCCAATCTGGGCGCTTGCGCCGTGGTGGCCTGGTTTGGCTGGGCCGCGCGCGTGCCGCCGCGTGCCCTGCTGGCCTACGCACTGGCCTGGCCGCTGACGCAATGGGGCTTGCTCATGCAGCCGGGCTTGCTGCATTACGGCGGCCTGTCGGGCTATTTGCATGCCGGTGTGGCAGTGGTGCTGGTGGAGCTGGTGTGCGGCCCCGGCGCCAGCACCCGGCTGCGCCGGGTTGGCCTGGCCGTCACCCTGGGCCTGATCATCAAACTGATTTCCGAAGACCCCTGGGGGCCGCCGCTGCGTCAGCTGGCCGACTGGGATATTGCCGTGGCGCCCTTTGCCCACCTCAGCGGCGCCGTCGCAGGCGGCCTGTGTGCGGCCCTGCTCCTCCTTTTCACTCAAGCCAATCAACGCCGCCGTGCCCGATAG
- a CDS encoding methyl-accepting chemotaxis protein encodes MQLSNYKLGAKLGAAFFLIVALNLFVGVFSITQLARINANVEDIATNWLPSIKTLGLMQDSINTYRRAESDHLMALDDKQMDEIDKRLAEFKGKFDDAFKKYDGLVSPGEERQAYEAFKPLLEKYWATHAKLIPLSRGGEKTLAEAQAYFRGESRASFREMSAGIGRLIDINDKGSVEDYKNSQETYSRARIWVIVDLLGSVLVAAGLAVWVTRMITTPMAQAVQAAERIADGDLTQDLRAEGRDETSQLIYALGNMKVKLASIVGTVRNNADSVATASAEIAQGNHDLSQRTEQQASALEETAASMEQLGSTVMQNADNARQGNQLAIGASTVAAQGGEVVGRVVETMKGINESSRKIVDIISVIDGIAFQTNILALNAAVEAARAGEQGRGFAVVAAEVRNLAQRSAEAAKEIKSLISTSVERVESGTALVDQAGATMQEVVSAIRRVTDIMGEISSASVEQSSGVAQVGEAVTQMDQTTQQNAALVEQSAAAAESLRTQAAQMVEVVSVFKLAR; translated from the coding sequence ATGCAGCTCAGCAACTACAAGCTCGGCGCCAAGCTGGGCGCCGCCTTCTTCCTGATCGTGGCACTCAACCTCTTTGTCGGGGTCTTTTCGATCACTCAGTTGGCGCGCATCAATGCCAATGTTGAGGACATCGCCACCAACTGGCTGCCCAGCATCAAAACGCTGGGCTTGATGCAGGACAGCATCAATACCTATCGTCGCGCCGAATCGGATCATTTGATGGCCTTGGACGACAAGCAGATGGACGAGATCGATAAACGTCTGGCCGAATTCAAGGGCAAGTTCGACGACGCGTTCAAGAAATACGATGGTCTGGTTTCGCCCGGCGAGGAGCGCCAAGCCTATGAAGCTTTCAAGCCTCTGCTTGAAAAGTACTGGGCCACGCACGCCAAGCTGATACCGCTGTCGCGCGGCGGCGAAAAGACTTTGGCGGAGGCCCAAGCCTATTTTCGAGGCGAGTCGCGGGCCAGCTTTCGTGAGATGAGCGCGGGTATCGGCCGGCTGATCGACATCAACGACAAGGGTTCTGTTGAGGACTACAAGAACTCGCAGGAAACCTATAGCCGGGCGCGCATCTGGGTGATCGTCGATCTGCTGGGTTCTGTGCTGGTAGCGGCAGGTTTGGCCGTCTGGGTCACCCGCATGATCACCACACCCATGGCGCAGGCTGTGCAGGCCGCCGAGCGCATCGCCGATGGCGACCTCACGCAGGATTTGCGCGCCGAAGGGCGGGACGAGACTTCTCAGCTGATCTATGCCCTGGGCAATATGAAGGTGAAACTGGCGTCCATCGTCGGCACGGTGCGCAATAACGCCGACAGCGTGGCGACGGCCAGCGCCGAGATCGCGCAAGGCAATCACGACCTCAGCCAACGCACCGAGCAGCAGGCCAGCGCCCTGGAGGAGACAGCAGCTTCGATGGAGCAGCTGGGCTCCACCGTGATGCAGAACGCCGACAACGCCCGGCAGGGCAATCAACTCGCCATCGGCGCCTCAACCGTGGCGGCTCAAGGCGGCGAGGTGGTCGGCCGGGTCGTGGAGACCATGAAGGGCATCAATGAAAGCTCGCGCAAGATCGTCGACATCATCAGCGTCATCGATGGCATCGCCTTCCAGACCAATATCCTGGCGCTGAACGCGGCGGTCGAGGCCGCTCGCGCTGGCGAGCAAGGGCGTGGCTTTGCGGTCGTAGCGGCGGAGGTGCGCAACTTGGCGCAACGCTCGGCCGAGGCCGCCAAGGAAATCAAGAGTTTGATCTCCACCAGTGTTGAACGCGTGGAGAGCGGCACAGCCCTGGTCGACCAGGCCGGCGCCACGATGCAAGAAGTGGTCAGCGCCATCCGCCGTGTCACCGACATCATGGGCGAGATCAGCAGCGCCAGCGTCGAGCAGAGTTCCGGCGTGGCCCAGGTTGGCGAGGCCGTCACCCAGATGGACCAAACCACCCAGCAAAACGCCGCCCTGGTGGAACAAAGCGCTGCCGCCGCCGAAAGCCTGCGCACCCAGGCCGCGCAAATGGTGGAAGTCGTCTCGGTGTTCAAACTGGCACGCTGA
- a CDS encoding ABC transporter ATP-binding protein codes for MSNNDNLISAQDLTLRYGRKTALERATFNIPKGRVVGLLGHNGAGKTSLMKALVGLLPAEGSLNVLGLSPRHQRGELLEQLCYIPDVAVLPRWARVDELITLMSGLQPRFSAERARALLKRTSVSESDKIKSLSKGMVTQVHLALVAAIDAKLMILDEPTLGLDVISRKNFYGMLIDEWCDGERTVLISTHQVEEVESLLSDVMMLDEGKLVLNISLEDMDKRFVALSHDPTTADAIASAHPLLRYRQQGGRAAAIFDGAPPAEIAALGERIRPSLVDLFMALTRNPALQAKNA; via the coding sequence ATGAGCAACAACGACAACCTGATCAGCGCGCAAGACCTGACACTGCGCTACGGCCGCAAGACCGCACTGGAGCGCGCCACTTTCAACATCCCCAAAGGCCGCGTCGTCGGCTTGCTGGGCCACAACGGCGCAGGCAAGACTTCGCTGATGAAAGCCTTGGTGGGCCTGCTGCCCGCCGAAGGCTCGCTGAATGTGCTGGGCCTGTCGCCACGCCACCAGCGCGGTGAGCTGCTGGAGCAGCTTTGCTACATCCCCGACGTGGCGGTGCTGCCGCGCTGGGCGCGGGTAGATGAGTTGATCACGCTGATGAGCGGGCTGCAGCCGCGCTTCTCCGCCGAGCGCGCCCGCGCTTTGCTCAAGCGCACCAGCGTCAGCGAATCGGACAAGATCAAGAGCCTCTCCAAGGGCATGGTGACGCAAGTGCATCTGGCACTGGTCGCCGCCATCGATGCCAAGCTGATGATTCTTGACGAGCCCACCTTGGGCCTGGACGTGATCTCACGCAAGAACTTCTACGGCATGCTGATCGACGAGTGGTGCGATGGCGAGCGCACCGTACTGATCTCCACCCACCAGGTGGAGGAAGTGGAGTCGCTGCTGTCGGACGTGATGATGCTCGACGAAGGCAAGTTGGTGCTCAACATCAGCCTGGAAGATATGGACAAGCGCTTTGTCGCCCTGAGCCACGACCCCACCACGGCCGACGCGATTGCCAGCGCTCACCCGCTCTTGCGTTACCGCCAGCAGGGCGGCCGCGCCGCCGCGATTTTTGATGGCGCGCCGCCAGCCGAAATCGCCGCACTGGGCGAACGCATCCGCCCCAGCCTGGTGGACCTCTTCATGGCGTTGACGCGCAATCCGGCCCTGCAGGCCAAGAACGCTTAA
- a CDS encoding GntR family transcriptional regulator codes for MNPTWNDSSPIYQQLADRLAVQLLDGAPPEGEALPSVRALASQYVINPLTVGRALQALVDQQLIEPRRGMGMYVRPGARQQLLRLEREQFLQRDWPALRAKLKRLGLSAKDLNWENQP; via the coding sequence ATGAACCCCACCTGGAACGACTCCTCTCCCATTTACCAGCAGCTGGCAGACCGCCTGGCCGTGCAACTTCTGGACGGCGCGCCGCCCGAAGGCGAAGCGCTGCCCTCGGTGCGCGCCCTGGCTAGCCAGTATGTGATCAACCCGCTGACCGTCGGCCGGGCCTTGCAGGCCTTGGTGGATCAGCAGCTGATCGAGCCACGGCGCGGCATGGGCATGTATGTGCGGCCCGGTGCCAGGCAGCAATTGCTGCGCCTGGAGCGCGAGCAATTTCTGCAAAGAGACTGGCCAGCCCTGCGCGCCAAACTCAAACGCCTGGGCCTCAGCGCCAAGGACCTGAACTGGGAGAACCAGCCATGA
- the glnE gene encoding bifunctional [glutamate--ammonia ligase]-adenylyl-L-tyrosine phosphorylase/[glutamate--ammonia-ligase] adenylyltransferase, with protein sequence MTDCQFPAPASDSPAPALPASAAHSRFVQRVRRRYANELALLPAGQPDRAAIATLVETLANQGRPLASSLRVARHLVLERLAVLDVEEQAPMHVITEAMTHLAEVTLCLALTAARAEQDAINGVPRNEQGEVIEFWVLGMGKLGARELNVSSDIDLIYVYEDEGHTDGPRPVSAHEYFGQVAKRLYALIGEVTDDGQVFRVDLALRPNGNSGPAAVSMAMLEEYFLIQGREWERFAWLKSRVVAPLKSVQNGRALALRSLVTPFVYRRYLDYGVFEGLRQLHRKIREEAQRRAAGRPERANDVKLSRGGIREIEFTVQLLQVVRGGHFPEIRTRSTLKALEKLAAGGLMKAETAAKLAEAYIFLRRVEHRIQFLDDQQTHCLPGGDEDLAWIARSMGLVCSREACELLDRLCEVREIVATEFDSLLHDGNTPGGPGGCKGCGGPPLSVDSEDFLAKLQPELASAVRRWAAQDRVQNLREESRQRLAKLVGRAALAVRDEGCTLDAALRFIDWMEPLLRRESYLALLVERPAVQTRLLRLLGLARWPMRYLMLHPGVIDELADNRLLGERFDGATFVSEMQERFEAWGRSGEADEEALLDSLRRAHQSEVFRTLVRDVEQKITVEQVADELSALADAILQCTIRWAWLRHKQAHRPEPRFAVIAYGKLGGKELGYGGDLDVVFLFDDEDESAPDVYGAFVRKLITWLTVRTSAGGLFDIDTALRPNGNSGLLVTSLASFSKYQTGRGSNTAWTWEHQAITRARWCAGDPQLLAGFDEVRRQVLTAPRDHAALRDEVQAMREKVRAGHPVRAGKWDLKHSPGGMMDAEFALQYLILAHAGEHPDLIPNLGVIALLQRAEAAGLLPAEVGKRAADAYRELRRAQHRARLDEQPTAVDAETLATSGLLPQRDAVLALWRAVFP encoded by the coding sequence ATGACCGATTGTCAATTTCCTGCCCCCGCCTCGGACTCTCCCGCACCCGCCCTGCCCGCCAGTGCGGCGCATAGCCGCTTTGTTCAGCGCGTGCGGCGCCGCTATGCGAACGAGTTAGCCCTGCTGCCCGCCGGCCAGCCGGACCGCGCCGCCATCGCCACGCTAGTAGAAACCCTTGCAAACCAAGGTCGGCCGCTGGCCAGCAGCCTGAGGGTGGCCCGCCACTTGGTGCTGGAGCGCCTGGCCGTGCTGGACGTGGAAGAACAAGCGCCGATGCATGTCATCACCGAGGCCATGACCCATCTGGCCGAAGTGACGCTATGCCTGGCGCTGACGGCAGCCCGCGCCGAGCAAGACGCCATCAACGGCGTGCCCCGCAACGAGCAGGGCGAGGTGATCGAGTTCTGGGTGCTGGGCATGGGCAAGCTGGGCGCGCGCGAGCTCAATGTGTCTTCCGACATCGACCTGATTTACGTTTACGAGGACGAAGGCCACACCGACGGCCCGCGCCCTGTCAGCGCGCATGAATACTTCGGCCAGGTGGCCAAGCGCTTGTATGCGCTGATCGGCGAAGTCACCGATGACGGCCAAGTCTTCCGCGTGGACCTGGCGCTGCGGCCCAATGGCAACTCCGGCCCGGCCGCCGTCAGCATGGCGATGCTGGAAGAGTATTTCCTGATCCAGGGCCGCGAATGGGAGCGCTTCGCCTGGCTGAAGAGCCGGGTGGTGGCACCGTTAAAAAGCGTACAAAACGGCCGCGCCCTCGCGCTGCGCTCACTGGTGACGCCTTTCGTCTACCGCCGCTACCTCGATTACGGCGTGTTCGAGGGCCTGCGGCAATTGCACCGCAAGATCCGCGAGGAAGCGCAGCGCCGCGCCGCCGGCCGGCCCGAACGCGCCAACGATGTGAAGCTCTCGCGCGGCGGCATCCGTGAAATTGAGTTCACCGTGCAGCTGCTGCAAGTGGTGCGCGGCGGGCATTTCCCCGAGATACGCACCCGCTCCACCCTGAAGGCGCTGGAAAAGCTGGCCGCCGGCGGGCTGATGAAGGCCGAGACCGCGGCCAAGCTGGCCGAGGCTTACATCTTCCTGCGCCGCGTCGAGCACCGCATTCAATTCCTGGACGACCAGCAAACCCACTGCCTGCCGGGCGGCGACGAAGACCTGGCCTGGATCGCCCGCAGCATGGGCCTCGTCTGCAGCCGTGAAGCTTGCGAGTTACTTGATCGGCTCTGCGAGGTGCGCGAGATCGTCGCCACCGAGTTCGACTCACTCCTGCACGACGGCAACACCCCCGGCGGCCCAGGCGGCTGCAAAGGCTGCGGCGGCCCGCCGCTGAGTGTGGACAGCGAAGACTTCCTGGCCAAGCTACAACCCGAGCTGGCCAGCGCCGTGCGCCGCTGGGCCGCGCAAGACCGGGTGCAAAACCTGCGCGAAGAATCGCGCCAGCGCCTGGCCAAGCTGGTGGGCCGCGCCGCCCTGGCGGTGCGCGACGAGGGCTGCACCCTGGACGCCGCCCTGCGCTTCATCGATTGGATGGAGCCCTTGCTGCGGCGCGAAAGCTATTTGGCCCTGCTGGTGGAGCGGCCGGCGGTGCAGACTCGCTTGCTGCGCCTGCTGGGGCTGGCGCGCTGGCCAATGCGCTATTTGATGCTGCACCCCGGTGTGATCGACGAGCTGGCCGACAACCGCTTGCTGGGCGAGCGCTTTGACGGCGCCACCTTTGTGAGCGAGATGCAAGAGCGCTTCGAGGCCTGGGGCCGCAGCGGCGAAGCCGATGAAGAAGCCTTGCTCGACAGCCTGCGCCGCGCCCACCAAAGCGAGGTGTTCCGCACCCTGGTGCGCGATGTGGAGCAGAAGATCACCGTCGAACAAGTGGCGGATGAACTCTCCGCACTGGCCGACGCAATTCTGCAATGCACCATCCGCTGGGCCTGGCTGCGCCACAAGCAGGCACACCGGCCCGAGCCGCGCTTTGCCGTCATTGCCTACGGCAAGCTGGGCGGCAAGGAGCTGGGCTATGGCGGCGACCTCGACGTGGTCTTCCTGTTCGACGACGAGGACGAGAGCGCGCCCGACGTCTACGGCGCCTTTGTGCGCAAGCTGATCACCTGGCTGACCGTGCGCACCTCGGCCGGCGGCCTGTTCGACATCGACACCGCGCTGCGGCCCAATGGCAATTCGGGCCTGCTGGTCACATCGCTGGCCAGCTTCAGCAAATACCAAACCGGGCGCGGCAGCAATACCGCCTGGACCTGGGAGCATCAAGCCATCACCCGCGCCCGCTGGTGCGCCGGCGACCCGCAGCTGCTGGCCGGCTTTGACGAAGTGCGCCGCCAGGTGCTGACCGCCCCGCGCGACCACGCCGCCCTGCGCGACGAGGTGCAAGCCATGCGCGAGAAGGTGCGCGCCGGCCACCCCGTGCGGGCCGGCAAATGGGACTTGAAGCACAGCCCCGGCGGCATGATGGATGCGGAGTTCGCGCTGCAATACCTGATCCTGGCGCATGCCGGCGAGCACCCCGACTTGATCCCCAACCTGGGCGTGATCGCACTCTTGCAGCGCGCCGAGGCCGCCGGCCTGCTGCCCGCCGAGGTTGGCAAGCGCGCGGCCGATGCCTACCGCGAACTGCGCCGCGCCCAACATCGTGCCCGCCTGGACGAGCAGCCCACCGCCGTGGATGCCGAGACCCTGGCCACCAGCGGCCTGCTGCCGCAGCGTGATGCGGTGCTGGCGCTGTGGCGCGCTGTGTTTCCTTGA
- a CDS encoding glutathione S-transferase family protein: MTIKLCGFSLSNYYNKVKLVLLEKGIPFEEELVMTHSHDEAVLSCTPLGKVPFIRTPQGALCESQVILDYLEAAYPQPALLPADPFQAAKQRELISFIELHLELVARELYAQAFFGGTVSEGTQARVRKQLSKNIAGFKRLAKFAPYVGGDSFGMADCAAWVSLPLVAQASKLVLGEDMLAAAGVDWKSYAKLVGERPMAQKVAADRKADQERIAALKAQAS; this comes from the coding sequence ATGACGATCAAACTCTGCGGCTTTTCGCTCAGCAACTACTACAACAAGGTCAAGCTGGTCTTGCTGGAGAAGGGTATTCCCTTCGAGGAAGAGCTGGTGATGACGCATTCCCACGACGAGGCCGTGCTGAGCTGCACGCCGCTGGGCAAGGTGCCTTTCATCCGCACGCCGCAAGGCGCTTTGTGCGAGAGCCAGGTGATTCTGGACTACCTGGAAGCCGCTTACCCGCAGCCCGCCCTGCTGCCCGCCGACCCGTTTCAGGCCGCCAAACAGCGCGAGCTGATCAGCTTCATCGAGCTGCATCTGGAACTGGTGGCGCGTGAGCTTTACGCCCAAGCCTTCTTCGGCGGCACGGTCAGCGAAGGCACGCAAGCCCGCGTGCGCAAGCAGCTCAGCAAGAACATCGCCGGCTTCAAGCGCCTGGCCAAATTCGCACCCTATGTGGGTGGCGACAGCTTCGGCATGGCCGACTGCGCCGCCTGGGTCAGCCTGCCCCTGGTCGCGCAGGCCAGCAAGCTGGTGCTGGGCGAAGACATGCTGGCCGCCGCCGGCGTGGACTGGAAGAGCTATGCCAAGCTGGTTGGCGAGCGCCCCATGGCGCAGAAAGTCGCGGCCGACCGCAAAGCGGACCAGGAGCGCATTGCGGCGCTGAAGGCACAGGCAAGCTGA
- a CDS encoding DMT family transporter, producing MPDRKTELDRFAISCLLLCCMLWGLNQVAAKSGLSEIGPLWQAGLRSLGAAALVGLWALWRGIPLFGRDGTLPGGLLTGTLFGLEFACIFLGLQYTSASRMVVFLYLSPFVVALGMPFIARSERLNLRQIGGLLLAFAAVAWAFAEGFGQRSGAPLQWLGDGLSVLAAVFWAGTTLCIRASRLSSASAEKTLLYQLGVSGLGLCAGALLMGEALPMVWSARLGGLMFFQTVIVSAFSYLLWFWMIRHYPATRLASFTLATPLFGLLAGAWLLGEPITPRLWLALLALAAGVALVNGRRTGAKA from the coding sequence GTGCCCGATAGAAAAACAGAACTAGATCGCTTTGCCATTTCCTGCCTGCTGCTGTGCTGCATGTTGTGGGGCTTGAATCAGGTGGCCGCGAAGTCGGGCCTGAGCGAGATCGGCCCGCTGTGGCAGGCAGGGCTGCGCTCGCTCGGCGCGGCCGCGCTGGTCGGGCTGTGGGCGCTGTGGCGCGGCATCCCGCTGTTTGGCCGTGACGGCACGCTGCCTGGCGGCTTGCTGACCGGCACCTTGTTCGGCCTGGAGTTCGCCTGCATCTTCCTGGGCCTGCAATACACCAGCGCCTCGCGCATGGTGGTCTTCCTCTATCTCAGCCCCTTTGTGGTGGCGCTGGGCATGCCCTTCATTGCCCGCAGCGAGCGCCTGAATCTGCGCCAGATCGGCGGCCTGCTGCTGGCCTTTGCGGCAGTCGCCTGGGCATTTGCCGAAGGCTTTGGCCAGCGCAGTGGCGCGCCCCTGCAGTGGCTGGGCGATGGCCTGAGCGTGCTGGCGGCGGTGTTCTGGGCCGGCACCACGTTGTGCATACGCGCCAGCCGCTTATCCAGCGCCAGCGCTGAGAAAACCCTGCTCTACCAGCTGGGCGTGTCGGGCCTGGGCCTGTGTGCCGGCGCGTTGCTGATGGGCGAGGCACTGCCGATGGTCTGGTCGGCGCGGCTAGGTGGACTGATGTTCTTCCAGACCGTGATCGTCAGCGCCTTCAGCTATCTGCTGTGGTTTTGGATGATTCGCCATTACCCCGCCACCCGCCTGGCCAGCTTCACCCTGGCCACGCCGCTGTTCGGTTTGCTGGCCGGCGCCTGGCTGCTGGGCGAGCCCATCACGCCGCGGCTGTGGCTGGCTTTGCTGGCCCTGGCAGCGGGCGTGGCTTTGGTCAACGGGCGCAGGACGGGCGCCAAGGCCTGA
- a CDS encoding substrate-binding periplasmic protein: MRSKKVKWLIAITLAVMALACQASGCTELSYAANANYPPYSWTSDGGSYRGASKDLLEMLVPAGIVLKPVIVPWVRTLAMAERGQIDLLLSLRVTPEREKYLNFFAAPAFANSIVVFALKDSQLKTADWALMKNFRGGVSRGDSFGNGFDEYLKQHLSVEEAVNMVNNFKKLSLGRIDYFVTGEYLGRAYLSNSPDKDLTGIVALQPPISTGSIHFAFSKDSPCNSLAAPMNAKLAELIRQGVPAKLLNEALKRFAAEQQYRWQ, translated from the coding sequence ATGCGGTCAAAAAAAGTCAAATGGCTCATCGCCATCACGCTGGCCGTGATGGCGCTTGCCTGCCAGGCGAGCGGCTGCACCGAGCTCAGCTATGCGGCCAACGCGAACTACCCGCCCTATAGCTGGACCAGCGATGGGGGCAGTTATCGAGGGGCCAGCAAGGACTTGCTGGAAATGCTGGTGCCGGCGGGCATCGTACTCAAGCCCGTGATCGTGCCCTGGGTGCGCACCCTGGCCATGGCTGAACGCGGCCAGATTGACTTGCTCTTGAGCCTGCGCGTGACGCCGGAGCGCGAGAAATACCTCAATTTCTTCGCCGCACCGGCTTTTGCCAACAGCATCGTGGTGTTTGCGCTGAAGGACAGTCAACTCAAGACGGCTGACTGGGCCTTGATGAAAAACTTTCGCGGCGGCGTCAGCCGGGGCGACTCGTTCGGCAATGGCTTTGATGAATACCTGAAGCAACACCTCTCCGTTGAAGAGGCCGTCAATATGGTCAACAACTTCAAGAAGCTGTCTTTGGGCCGCATCGACTATTTCGTCACCGGCGAGTATCTGGGCCGCGCGTACTTATCGAATAGCCCGGACAAGGACTTGACCGGCATCGTGGCGCTGCAGCCCCCGATCAGCACGGGCAGCATTCACTTCGCCTTCAGCAAGGATTCGCCCTGCAACAGCTTGGCGGCGCCAATGAATGCCAAGCTGGCCGAACTCATCCGCCAGGGCGTGCCAGCGAAGCTGCTGAACGAGGCGCTCAAGCGCTTCGCCGCGGAGCAGCAGTACCGCTGGCAGTGA
- a CDS encoding complement resistance protein TraT gives MRINFRTSMLVLAVTATVAVFSGCAATQTAIAKRDLDVQTKMSSTIFLDPVSPAQQTVYVQVRNTSDKQDLDIASDVIAAVQSKGFRVVQDPKQAHFYLQANVLQVGKTDPTAIQQQLGGGFGAGLSGAAVGLAASSLMGGSGGPSGRTMAGMGLLGGVTEVVAGSLVKDVYFSIVTDIQIKERLPEGKKATLNSQHNNKQGTSGSETVNYSDAVDMKTYQTRIVSMANKMNLEFAEAAPALRAGLTRAIAGAF, from the coding sequence TTGAGAATCAATTTCCGTACCTCGATGCTCGTCCTTGCTGTGACCGCAACCGTGGCCGTCTTCTCAGGCTGCGCAGCGACGCAAACTGCTATTGCAAAGCGCGACCTCGATGTCCAGACCAAGATGTCCTCCACTATCTTCCTCGACCCTGTTTCACCAGCACAGCAGACCGTTTACGTTCAAGTGCGCAACACCAGCGACAAGCAAGACCTCGACATTGCCTCTGATGTGATCGCCGCCGTGCAGTCCAAGGGATTCCGGGTTGTCCAAGACCCCAAGCAAGCCCATTTCTATTTGCAGGCGAATGTGCTGCAAGTCGGTAAAACCGATCCCACGGCAATCCAGCAGCAACTCGGCGGCGGTTTCGGCGCCGGTTTGTCTGGCGCGGCTGTCGGCTTGGCTGCATCCAGCCTAATGGGCGGCTCTGGCGGCCCCTCCGGCCGCACAATGGCAGGCATGGGCCTGCTGGGCGGGGTTACTGAGGTCGTGGCTGGCTCGTTGGTCAAAGACGTGTACTTCTCCATCGTCACCGATATTCAAATCAAGGAACGCCTGCCCGAGGGCAAGAAGGCGACGCTGAACAGCCAGCACAACAATAAGCAGGGCACAAGTGGCAGCGAGACCGTGAACTACTCCGATGCAGTGGACATGAAGACCTACCAGACCCGCATCGTTTCAATGGCCAACAAGATGAACCTGGAATTCGCTGAAGCAGCCCCGGCCTTGCGTGCAGGACTGACGCGAGCAATCGCCGGCGCTTTCTAA